In the genome of Neodiprion pinetum isolate iyNeoPine1 chromosome 2, iyNeoPine1.2, whole genome shotgun sequence, one region contains:
- the LOC124211126 gene encoding centrosomal protein 20, giving the protein MATEKDLINAVRDSLEADGKLGSMKAEMRTEVMKLLDGSSKNQKSTRPHPPHDILVLNELIREYLDWIGYKYTSTVLMAECQLPKQPIERTFLAQDLGVKENEKTKSSPLLISLVETFKTLKNT; this is encoded by the exons ATGGCAACAGAAAAGGACTTGATCAATG ctgTGAGAGATTCTCTGGAGGCTGACGGCAAGCTGGGAAGCATGAAGGCAGAAATGCGCACAGAAGTAATGAAGCTTCTGGATGGGtcaagcaaaaatcaaaaatccaCCCGTCCGCATCCTCCGCACGATATTTTGGTCCTTAATGAATTAATTCGCGAATACCTGGATTGGATTGGCTATAAGTACACTTCGACGGTATTGATGGCAG AATGTCAGCTCCCAAAGCAGCCGATAGAGCGGACTTTCTTAGCACAAGATTTGGGAGTAAAGGAGAACGAGAAGACGAAGAGTTCACCTTTGCTGATTAGTCTTGTGGAGACCTTTAAGACTCTCAAGAATACTTGA
- the LOC124211519 gene encoding E3 ubiquitin-protein ligase RBBP6, protein MSVHYKFKSTLDYDTVSFDGLHISVADLKKAIFHQKRIGKNTDFDLQITNAQTKEDYTDDNALIAKNTSLIIARVPLTIQQKRSWDRNEGPAVGNSKDESNLGRSVDLTRLDGSEEDKIRAMMTQSTQDYDPSNYMKIRGANQTGDVPPNYRCYKCHQPGHWIKNCPLGSNQEPIEIKKSTGIPRSFMVPVEGPLVPGAMMTPTGQYAVPAIDHQAYKEGKKERPPFSQEPEPVVEKLEIPEDLVCTICKDLLTDAVMIPCCGNSFCDECIRTFLLESEEHECPDCNEKDVSPETLIPNRFLRNAVSNFKNETGYAKRQSYRSAMQRAQAVILADQSKTENQQAATLTPPQVLPLQAQEVSQPMAVEPVPQQPQLDAIPQEFDLHRPPPVMSILPESTSESDLQSDSVTKLTTDEETEVPPPPGTEPLLPIPAIGSSPEREKERREPSVIDRDDHREDYRGERHSREQKRSFSRDSHSDRSNERGRRIENLRTVTEQRIVNRRRSLSPRRSHRGDYPPQSGPPPHVPNHSLPSKSYQRPPPGESHYPPPMQYDPGIRRSTEDRPGTPTVDEPHLHPPPTNTQPPLLPFPPGEDRVPAPNYNQPPPNMAPHNPPLLPDPYMGHRMPMYQHQQEPHYGPPRYERPPYQAPGFRPQQPPRGFTGPTRPLRGMHHVGYRGTQPPPPGMGRNIHNGNQPGVIDDPLEAFERMLREKDERDRRLGKHRRRSRSRSRTRSYSRSRSRSFGRRSPLLSRISRSRSPPPKRRSSRSPLPLRARSRTPKRRSRSRSFTISRSRSYSRSVSPRGSLPRDRDRDRDRDRDRDRERERERERERERERERERERERERDRERDRDRDPPPRYRSPIRSPPRFQRDRDRDPRPRSREPRDSYNNYYNDSPANDYQFRDRDREPLPRERPPPRYPARNPPPQHNIPPLLPHLGPGSHPPPLMSLGPSPLDRKDYYDSYNRYAGPPPQRFASPNREPPPKRFDDVAPPGTEGYYDLPPPGVDHLERPVKEDRDRLRISREREERERDHASKDLDLEDRDRLPIRDDRIRERDDRIRDREDRDRRGLEREREEREKIVPPPPRDREERGIREKDERDRRERERERDREERHPQRDRREEERVVEKRDYDKDRYREDRDRYRGDDKNRGRDRDKRDRDYDPDRERHERYERHSVDRKRTRKSQSPIRPKSRNEAKDQTPEKVKRKEKDHDDKVDEKKKEKKIKDKKKKKDTDDKEKKKKKKKEREKDKEKKAALKEAAKDETLLKVNETEVPRIEEPIHVAEEIKPEPLEVEKIVPEKICEEAPIPIVTEEFEKKSLAINPEPPELKESTPECSEEPEFGANPPNPNFKPIPELKAETEPVDSLYGGLDDTEIKTLITEDYSLALEQQSKEEQEERVENVEKSPKKDEFLAPVPELSKWERDETAEKSDSVPESPQEKVNTDEPKSTKVVTSEVLKRAENAIFQKAINAIRPIEIKKISESRKILYQNPEPKILDPEPPRKSVNVTINVGRNERNVEIAEPLKKAKLDRSKFKPVPESHSPTRLSAKERLGDKIEDDKERKVIPVKGFLDRHESKTESTSRSRSPRSGRERRISPLMERRIEPPLTVSNPERKVFLDERKRDRDRTDRPRDRNESRSERHESRSDRNESRGDRESRTDRGDIRMNRNETRSEARNESRNERNERERERDRKTRTPPIAYKRDDPMKMSFAKRKEDEEDKKKDKKVKEDRKRKKEHRSRSKSKDRKKRKEKKHKKDKEKSLEKKSKHKDESIIKEKSQAIAVKPVFENSTLLPTEVKKQRKNPRLVSDRKRSVLDEASFEPDYSATDSESDGEETKSTHVTVKKIKPDVTEPQKESEIKLVKKRVRSTSTEDDTSTTETSSSDSDSSDDSPKRKKRKRKKHKKRKSAKKESTTESDTNSDSSDSSSEEDKHRKKSKKSKSKNKPSKKKKKSKHK, encoded by the exons ATGTCTGTACACTACAAGTTCAAGTCTACTTTAGACTATGACACCGTATCATTTGACGGCCTGCACATCTCTGTGGCAGACTTGAAAAAGGCAATCTTTCATCAGAAGCGTATTGGCAAAAATACAGATTTTGACCTGCAGATAACCAATGCCCAAACTAAAGAag aTTATACCGATGATAATGCTTTGATAGCAAAGAACACAAGCTTAATCATAGCTAGGGTCCCATTGACCATCCAACAAAAACGTTCTTGGGATCGGAACGAAGGACCAGCCGTTGGCAATTCGAAGGATGAATCAAATTTGGGCAGGTCAGTAGACCTAACGCGGCTCGATGGCTCGGAAGAAGATAAGATTCGTGCAATGATGACTCAATCGACTCAAGATTACGATCCGTCGAA TTACATGAAAATTCGAGGGGCTAATCAAACCGGTGATGTTCCTCCGAATTACCGCTGCTACAAGTGTCACCAGCCTGGTCATTGGATTAAAAACTGTCCGTTGGGCTCTAATCAAGAACCAATTGAGATTAAAAAGAGTACTGGGATTCCCAGAAGCTTTATGGTTCCTGTAGAGGGTCCGTTGGTACCAGGTGCTATGATGACACCAACGGGACAGTACGCCGTTCCAGCTATTGACCA CCAAGCCTataaagaaggaaagaaagaacggCCGCCTTTTTCCCAAGAACCAGAACCTGTcgtagaaaaattagaaattccAGAAGACCTGGTATGCACAATATGCAAAGATTTGTTAACAGACGCGGTGATGATACCATGTTGCGGGAATTCTTTCTGCGACGAAT GTATTCGAACTTTTCTGCTTGAATCAGAGGAGCATGAGTGTCCCGATTGCAACGAGAAGGATGTATCTCCTGAAACACTGATACCGAACAGATTTCTCAGAAATGCAgtctcaaatttcaaaaatgaaaccgGTTATGCCAAAAGACAGTCGTATCGATCAGCTATGCAAAGAGCACAAGCTGTTATACTGGCGGATCAATCTAAAACTGAGAACCAACAGGCCGCCACTTTAACACCTCCTCAAGTTCTGCCATTACAGGCGCAGGAAGTTAGCCAACCGATGGCAGTTGAACCTGTTCCTCAACAGCCTCAATTAGATGCGATTCCTCAAGAATTTGACCTTCATCGTCCGCCACCAGTGATGTCCA TTCTTCCCGAGTCTACCTCAGAATCAGACTTGCAGAGTGATTCTGTAACAAAATTGACAACGGACGAAGAGACGGAAGTACCGCCGCCTCCAGGCACTGAACCTCTCCTACCAATACCTGCGATAGGAAGTTCACCAGAGAGGGAGAAGGAACGAAGGGAACCGTCGGTTATCGACAGAGACGATCACCGCGAGGATTACAGAGGAGAAAGGCATTCCAGAGAGCAAAAAAGAAGCTTCAGCAGGGACAGTCATAGCGACAG GAGTAACGAAAGAGGTCGCAGGATAGAAAATCTACGAACAGTCACCGAACAGAGAATAGTGAACCGGAGGAGATCCTTATCTCCTAGACGCTCACATCGCGGTGACTATCCCCCTCAGTCCGGACCTCCTCCACACGTCCCAAATCATTCTTTACCATCCAAATCATACCAGAGACCACCTCCTGGTGAAAGCCATTATCCACCGCCAATGCAGTATGATCCAGGCATTCGACGATCCACTGAAGACCGACCTGGCACTCCAACG GTCGACGAACCTCACCTACATCCCCCACCAACCAACACACAACCTCCGCTTCTGCCGTTTCCACCAGGTGAAGATCGCGTTCCTGCTCCAAACTATAATCAACCGCCGCCGAACATGGCTCCTCATAATCCACCACTGTTGCCAGATCCTTACATGGGTCACAGAATGCCGATGTATCAGCATCAACAGGAACCGCATTATGGGCCACCAAGATATGAAAGACCTCCTTATCAGGCCCCTGGTTTCAGGCCTCAGCAGCCACCAAGGGGTTTCACAGGACCAACAAGACCTCTGCGTGGAATGCATCATG TTGGATATAGAGGAACCCAGCCACCGCCACCAGGAATGGGAAGAAACATTCACAATGGAAATCAACCTGG TGTGATTGATGATCCGCTTGAAGCTTTCGAAAGAATGCTTCGTGAAAAAGATGAGAGAGACAGAAGATTGGGTAAGCACAGAAGGCGATCGAGAAGTCGTTCTAGAACTCGTTCGTATTCGCGATCGAGGTCCAGATCTTTTGGCAGACGATCACCCTTGCTGTCTAGAATTAGCAGATCTCGAAGTCCTCCGCCTAAAAGACGTTCGTCCAGATCTCCTTTACCGTTAAGAGCGAGAAGCCGTACTCCAAAACGACGATCCAGAAGCCGAAGCTTCACCATCAGCAG ATCCAGATCGTATTCGCGAAGCGTATCTCCGCGTGGTTCGTTACCGCGAGATAGAGACAGAGACAGAGATCGAGATAGAGATCGAGATcgggaaagagagagggagagggagagagaacgggaaagggagagagaaagggaaagagaaagggagcgggagagagacagagaaagggaTCGTGATCGTGATCCGCCACCGAGATATAGATCCCCAATTAGATCGCCACCGAG ATTTCAAAGAGACCGAGACAGAGATCCACGTCCTAGATCTCGGGAACCACGCGATAGTTATAACAACTACTACAATGATTCGCCTGCGAATGATTATCAGTTCCGGGACAGGGACCGAGagccactgccaagggaaagACCTCCACCCAGATATCCAGCCAGGAACCCACCCCCTCAACATAATATACCCCCACTGCTGCCGCATCTTGGACCCGGAAGTCATCCACCCCCGCTCATGTCGCTGGGCCCTTCGCCACTGGACAGGAAAGACTATTATGATTCCTACAACAG GTACGCAGGCCCTCCACCGCAACGCTTTGCTAGTCCTAATCGTGAACCGCCACCAAAGAGATTCGACGATGTCGCACCGCCAGGAACCGAGGGTTATTATGACCTGCCACCACCCGGTGTTGACCACCTCGAGAGACCAGTGAAAGAAGATCGTGATAGATTGCGCATATCACGGGAGCGCGAAGAACGTGAGCGTGACCATGCGTCCAAAGATCTAGACTTGGAGGACAGGGACAGATTGCCGATTAGAGATGACag AATTCGAGAGCGTGACGATCGTATAAGAGATAGAGAGGACAGAGATAGAAGAGGGTTAGAAAgggaaagagaagagagagaaaagattGTCCCGCCACCTCCGAGAGATCGAGAGGAGAGAGGAATAAGAGAGAAGGATGAACGAGacagaagagaaagagaacgGGAGAGGGACCGTGAGGAGAGACACCCACAAAGAGATCGCAGGGAGGAAGAAAGAGTAGTTGAGAAACGAGATTACGATAAAGACCG ATATCGAGAAGATAGAGATCGTTACAGAGGAGATGATAAAAATCGAGGACGAGATAGAGACAAACGTGATCGTGATTACGATCCAGATCGTGAACGTCACGAACGTTACGAGAGGCATTCGGTTGACAGAAAACGAACACGCAAGAGCCAGAGTCCAATTAGACCAAAGTCGAGGAACGAGGCTAAGGATCAAACGCCAGAAAAGgtaaagaggaaagaaaaagaccACGATGATAAAGTggatgagaagaagaaagaaaagaagataaaggataagaagaagaaaaaggacaCTGATgataaagagaagaagaagaagaagaaaaaagagagagagaaagataaagagaaaaaagcaGCATTGAAAGAAGCGGCTAAAGATGAAACTCTGTTGAAAGTCAACGAAACTGAGGTCCCGCGTATCGAAGAACCAATCCATGTGGCGGAAGAGATTAAACCTGAGCCATtagaagtggaaaaaattgtgccaGAAAAGATTTGCGAAGAAGCTCCTATACCTATAGTGACcgaagaatttgaaaagaaatcttTGGCCATAAATCCTGAGCCACCAGAATTGAAGGAAAGTACACCCGAATGCTCAGAGGAGCCAGAATTCGGCGCGAATCCTCCAAATCCAAATTTCAAACCCATTCCCGAATTGAAAGCTGAAACTGAACCAGTGGATTCGTTGTATGGCGGACTGGACGatacagaaataaaaacattgattACAGAAGATTATTCTCTAGCGCTTGAGCAACAGAGTAAAGAAGAACAGGAGGAACGAGTTGAAAATGTCGAGAAATCGCCTAAAAAAGACGAATTCCTTGCACCTGTTCCTGAGTTATCTAAATGGGAAAGAGATGAGACAGCTGAAAAATCAGACAGCGTCCCTGAATCGCCACAAGAAAAGGTAAATACCGATGAACCCAAATCGACCAAGGTTGTAACATCAGAGGTACTGAAGCGTGCTGAGAATGCAATATTCCAAAAAGCTATCAATGCTATTAGACCTATagagataaagaaaataagCGAAAGTCGTAAAATATTGTATCAGAATCCTGAGCCAAAGATTTTGGACCCTGAGCCACCACGAAAAAGTGTAAACGTTACTATAAATGTTGGAAGGAATGAAAGAAATGTTGAAATCGCTGAGCCGTTGAAAAAAGCAAAGTTGGATCGCTCCAAGTTCAAACCCGTTCCTGAATCTCATTCGCCAACAAGGTTATCGGCGAAGGAGAGACTCGGCGATAAAATTGAAGatgataaagaaagaaaagtcaTTCCTGTCAAAGGATTCCTAGATCGACACGAATCTAAGACCGAAAGTACATCCAGAAGCAGATCACCTAGATCAGGCAGAGAAAGGAGGATTTCTCCATTGATGGAAAGGCGCATCGAGCCACCACTGACCGTCTCAAACCCAGAGCGTAAAGTCTTTTTGGATGAGAGAAAGAGGGATAGAGATAGAACCGACCGTCCAAGGGATAGAAATGAATCTAGAAGTGAACGTCACGAATCGAGGTCAGATAGAAATGAATCGAGAGGGGATCGAGAATCTAGAACAGACCGCGGGGACATTAGAATGAACAGAAATGAGACTAGAAGTGAGGCTAGAAACGAATCTAGAAATGAGAGAAATGAACGCGAGAGAGAGCGAGATAGGAAAACTCGCACCCCTCCGATAGCTTACAAACGAGATGATCCAATGAAGATGAGTTTTGCAAAGCGCAAAGAGGACgaagaagataaaaagaaGGATAAGAAAGTCAAGGAAGACagaaaacgtaaaaaagaaCATAGAAGTAGAAGCAAATCCAAGGATCGCAAGAAACGCAAGGAAAAGAAACAcaaaaaagataaagaaaagtCTTTGGAGAAGAAATCGAAGCACAAAGATGAGTCAATCATTAAAGAAAAGTCACAAGCAATTGCAGTAAAACCggtgttcgaaaattcaactttattGCCCACGGAAGTAAAGAAGCAGAGAAAAAATCCAAGACTCGTCTCAGATCGGAAGCGCAGTGTTTTAGATGAGGCCAGTTTTGAACCTGACTATTCGGCTACAGATTCTGAATCTGATGGTGAGGAGACCAAGTCAACTCATGttaccgtgaaaaaaattaaaccagaCGTTACTGAGCCGCAAAAGGAGTCAGAAATTAAACTAGTGAAAAAACGTGTTCGTTCAACGAGTACTGAAGACGATACAAGTACAACTGAAACTTCATCATCGGATTCTGACAGTTCAGATGACTCCCCtaaaaggaagaagaggaagcgTAAGAAGCATAAAAAACGTAAGTCGGCTAAAAAAGAAAGCACAACCGAGTCTGATACAAACTCAGATTCGTCAGATTCCAGTTCGGAGGAAGATAAACACaggaaaaaatcaaagaaatcgaaaagtaaaaacaaaccttctaagaagaagaagaaatcaaaacaCAAATGA